In Sphingomonas sp. M1-B02, the sequence ATCTTCAATCTATCGGCCATGTCGCTGATCCTAGTTCGGCTTGGTCTTCCCGCAACGCACAAAATCCGCTAAAGGCCCCGCGCACCGCATCTCAGCGGCATCCAGGATAGCATTCATGAATCTTCGCAACGTGGCGATCATCGCCCACGTCGATCACGGCAAGACCACGCTCGTCGACCAGCTTTTCCGCCAGTCCGGCACGTTCCGCGACAACCAGCGCATCGAAGAGCGGGCGATGGATTCGAACGATCTCGAAAAAGAGCGTGGCATCACCATTCTCGCCAAGTGCACCTCGGTCGAGTGGGAAGGCACGCGGATCAACATCGTCGATACGCCCGGCCACGCCGATTTCGGCGGCGAAGTCGAGCGCATCCTGTCGATGGTCGATGGCGTGATCCTGCTGGTCGACGCGTCGGAAGGCGCGATGCCGCAGACCAAGTTCGTCACCGGCAAGGCGCTCGCGCTCGGGCTCAAGCCGATCGTCGTCGTCAACAAGATCGATCGTCCCGACGAGCGCATCCAGGAAGTGCTCGACGAAGTGTTCGATCTCTTCGTCAGCCTGGAGGCCAGCGACGAGCAGCTCGATTTCCCCGTGCTCTATGCCTCGGGCCGCAACGGCTATGCCAATGAAGGCGATTTCAATCTGCGCGAGGGCACGCTGAAGCCGCTGTTCCAGAAGATCGTCGATCATGTGCCCGCGCCTTCCGCCGATCCCGATGGTCCGTTCAAGTTCCTCGTGACCCTGCTCGATCGCGACAATTTCCTTGGCCGCATCCTCACCGGCCTGGTCTTCTCGGGCTCGCTCAAGACCAACCAGGCGATCCATGCGCTCGACAATGACGGCAAGGTCGTCGAGACCGGCCGCGCATCGAAGATCATGACCTTCCGCGGTCTCGAGCGCGTCCCCACCGACGAGGCCAATGCCGGCGACATCATCTCGCTCGCCGGCCTGACCGTCGCCACCGTGTCCAACACGATCTGCGATCCCTCGGTCACCGATCCGCTCCACGCCCAGGCGATCGATCCGCCGACGCTGTCGATGCGCTTCGCCGTCAACGATTCGCCGATGGCGGGCCGCGAGGGCACCAAGGTGACCAGCCGCATGATCCGCGATCGCCTGTTCCGCGAAGCCGAATCGAACGTCGCGATCAAGGTCACCGAGGCCGACGACCGCGATTCCTACGAAGTCGCCGGCCGCGGCGAGCTCCAGCTCGGCGTGCTGATCGAGACGATGCGCCGCGAAGGCTTCGAGCTCGGCATCAGCCGCCCGCGGGTTTTGTTCGGGGTCGACGAGGACGGTAACAAGACCGAGCCCTACGAGACCGTCATCATCGACGTGGACGAGGAATATTCGGGCACGGTCGTCGAGAAGATGAACATCCGCAAGGCCGAGATGACCGACATGCGCCCCTCGGGCGGCGGCAAGACCCGCATCACCTTCTCGGCGCCTTCGCGCGGGATGATCGGCTATCATGGCGAGTTCCTGTCGGACACGCGCGGGACGGGCATCATGAACCGGCTGTTCGAGAAATATGGTCCGCACAAGGGCAAGATCGAAGGCCGCAAGAACGGCGTGCTGATCTCGAACGGCTCGGGCGAGTCGAACGCCTACGCCCTCGGCCCGCTCGAGGAGCGCGGCATCCTGATGGTCGCACCCCAGGAGCAGCTCTATGAGGGCATGATCATCGGCGAGAATGCGAAGCCCGACGATCTCGAAGTCAATCCGATGAAGGCCAAGCAGCTCACCAACTTCCGCGCCTCGGGCGGCAAGGACGACGCGATCCGCCTGACTCCGCCCTGGAAGATGACGCTCGAGCAGGCCATCGCCTATATCGACGATGACGAGATGGTCGAAGTCACCCCCAAGACGATCCGCCTGCGCAAGCGCTACCTCGATCCGCACGAGCGCAAGAAGGCGAGCCGGGCGAAGGTCACGGCATAAGCAATCAGGCCGGGCGGGAAACTGCCCGGCCTTTTTTATCGGTGCGCGGCTAGCTGCCCATCTCCATCAGCACCTTCCACTCGGCGGCGCGCACCGGAGTCACGCTCAGCCGCGACTGGCGGATCATCTCCAGCTCCTTCAGCCGCGGCTCGGCCTTGATGTCCGCTAGCGGCACCGGCCTGGCCAGCTTCGCGACCGGCTTTACCGCCACGCTCGCCCATTTGCCGTCGTCGCCGTCGGGCTGCCACGCGCGGGTGATTTCCATCACCCCCACCGCGGCCTTCTCGGTATTCGAATGGTAGAAGATCGCCTGGTCGCCCGGCTGCATTTCCTTCAGGAAATTGCGCGCCGTATAGTTGCGCACGCCGTTCCATTCGGTGCCGCCATCGCGGATCAGGTCGTCCCAGCCATAGGCATCGGGTTCGGAGCGAAGCAGCCAATAGTTCATCGCGCGTCATTATCGCCTAAACCGCGGCTGAACACGCGATTTCGAACCGGTTCAGGCGCGATGCGTTACGTCCCCATCATCAGCGCCGCGACTCGCTCGGGGGTCCTTCGGTGCCAGACTAGAGGAGGAAGTATTATGACCAGTCTCGTCAAGAAGGCCGTGCTCGGCACCGTCCTCGGCGCCGGTGTCCTCACCGCCGTCGCCCCCACTGCCGACGCCCAGCGCTACCGCCACTATCGCGACCGCGACAATACGGGCACCGCGATCGTCGCGGGCATCGCCGGCCTTGCGATCGGCGCCGCCATCGCCGGCGGCGATCGCCGCTACGATTATGACCGGCGCTACTATCGCCAGCGCGGTTATTATCCGACCAACGGCTATTATTATCGCGACAATTATCGCCGCTTTCGTGGCTATGAGCGCTGCTCGGTGCGCCGAGTCTACGATCCCTATCTCGATCGACGGGTGCGCGTCCGCTATTGCGGCTGAACCTGATTGCGGCGCAGGCCCGGGGTCTGCGCCGCCATACTTATAGGTGGGTCGCATCCGCTGCGCAGACGGCTAGGATAGCTGCATGAACCAGCATGATTCGCCCGCCGCCGCGCTCGATCCTTCCGATCCCTATGCGCGCGCCGAGCAGACCTTCCCGATCCTGGCCGCCGACATGGCCGAGCGGGTTACTGCCTTCGGCACGGTCGAGGAGATTCCCGAGGGCGCCTTGCTCTTCCGCCGCGGCGATCGCAGCGTAGACTTCTTCCTCTGCCTCCAGGGCGCGATCGAGATCGTCGACGGCGATGCCGAAGGCCGCGATCATATCGTCCATGTCCACCGCCCCGGCCAGTTCAGCGGCGAGCTGGATCTGTTCAACGATCGCAAGGTCCTCGTCACCGGCCGCGCCACGCCGGGGACCCGCGTCGTCCGGGTCGAGCGCGCCGCCTTCCGCCGCATGATCGTCGCCGAGCCCGATATCGGCGAGATCGTGATGCGCGCCTTCATCCTGCGCCGGGTCGGCATGCTGCTCCACGGTGAGGCGGGGGTTGCGCTGATCGGCCCCGCGCATTCGTCCGACACTGCGCGGATCGAGACCTTCCTGTCGCGCAACGCGCTGCCCCATCGCCGCATCGATACCGAGACCGACGCCGACGCCGCCGGCTTCCTCGATTGCTTCGCGCTGACCGAGGCCGATCTGCCGGTGGTGATCGCCGAGGGCAAGGCGCTGCGCAATCCGGGCATCGCCGAGCTGGCCGACGCGCTCGGCCTGGCGACCGAGGTCGATCCCGAGCATGTCCACGACGTCGCGGTGGTCGGCGCCGGCCCCGCCGGGCTCGCCGCCGCGGTCTATGCCGCGTCCGAAGGGCTCGACACGATCGTCATCGAATCGATCGCCCCCGGCGGCCAGGCAGGCACCAGTTCCAAGATCGAAAATTATCTCGGCTTCCCCACCGGCATTTCGGGCCAGGCGCTCGCCGGCCGCGCACAGGTCCAGGCGCAGAAGTTCGGCGCCCGGCTGCTCGTCTCGCGCAGCGCCTCCGGCATCGATTGCGACGCCCGGCCCTTCGTCATCCGACTCGACGACGGCGCCTCGCTGAAGGCGCATGCGGTGGTCGTCGCCACCGGCGCGCGCTATCGCAAGCTCGATCTGCCGCTCTATGCCGAGCTCGAGGGCAACGGCATCTATTACGCAGCCACCGCCATGGAGGCCGGGCTGTGCGCCAGCCAGGAGGTCGTCGTGGTCGGCGGAGGCAATTCGGCGGGGCAGGCGGCGATATTCCTCGCGCGCACCTCGGCGCACGTCCATATCCTGGTCCGCGGCCCGGGGCTCGCCGCGACGATGTCGAGCTATCTGATCGATCGGATCGAGGCATCGGACCGCATCACCCTCCACCCGTATAGCGAAGTCTCCGAACTCGAGGGCGACACCCACCTGCATGCGCTCGCCTGGACCGACCGCCAGACCGGCGAGCGCCGGCGCCACGAGGTCGGCGCGCTGTTCGTGATGATCGGCGCCCAGCCCAACACCGATTGGCTCGGCGATTGCCTCGCGCTCAATGGCGCCGGCTTCGTCAAGACCGGCTCGGGCGAGACCTTCTTCTGCTCCACCCGCCCGGGGATATTCGCGGTGGGCGACGTCCGCGCCGGATCGGTCAAGCGCGTCGCCTCGGGGGTGGGCGAGGGATCGGTCGTCGTCTCCTCGATCCACCGTTATCTTGAAAGCCTCGAACAATAGCGGCAAAGGGCGGCGATGAGCGACACTCCTCCCGACCGCCTCTCGGTCAATCAGAACAGCCCCTTCTTCGATCAGGCGATCCTGGAACGCGGCATCGGCATCCGCTTCAAGGGCGCCGAGCGCCGCGACGTCGAGGAATATTGCCTCTCCGAAGGCTGGGTCCGCGTCGCCATGGGCAAGAAGGTCGATCGCAAGGGCAATCCGCTGACGATCAAGCTGGTCGGCCCGGTGGAGGCCTGGTTCGAGCGGCCTGCCGAGGGTGCGGACGAGACGGGCGAGGATATTTCGGCTGAAGACGCCCCCGAAACGACCCCACAACCCTGACTTCGTCATCCCGGCGAAAGCCGGGATCCAGCTTACTCGGCCCAGCCCTCTGCGACCCTGGATCCCGGCTTTCGCCGGGATGACGGCGTAGTGGGGAACGCTACGCGTACGCCACCCCAAGCGCCCGCCCGATCCGCGCATGCAGCCCGCGCCGCTGGGCATGCTCCAGCCTGCTCCCGGTAACATAGCTCGCCACCACCAGCGGCGCGCGCCCCGGCATCCACACCACCCCGACCAGATTGTCCGTGCCATAGCCGCCGGACCCGGTCTTGTCGGCCACGACCCAGCCCTCGGGCAGCCCCGCGCGAAGGCTGGTCGCACTGGTGCGCGTATCCTTCATCCAGGCCACCAGCTGCGCCCGGCTGGAAGGCGCCAGCGCATCGCCCAGCACCAGCCGCTGCGCCAGCCCGGCCATCGCCCGCGGCGATGTCGTGTCGCGCACGTCGCCCGGCGCGGCCTCGCCCATGTCGGTCTCCCAGCGATCGAGCCGCGTCACCGTATCGCCGAAACTCCGCAGCCGGCACGTGAACCCCGCCGGCCCGCCGACCGTGCGCAGCAGCAGGTTGGCGGCGCTATTGTCGCTCGTGATGATCGTCGTGTGGCACAGCTCGCTTATGCTCGCAGAGCCGCCCACCCGCGCCTCGCAAAAGGGCGAATTGCTGACCAGATCCGCGCGCCTTATTGCGATTTTTCGGTCCAAACGTTCGCTTCTCTGCGCCACTTTGCGCAAAATTCCTGCCGCCAGTGCGAACTTGAAGGTGCTGCACATCGGAAAGCGCTCGTCGCCGCGGTGCAGGAAACGCTCGCCGCTTCCGGTGTCGATCACCGCCAGCCCCAGCTTCCCGCCGCTGGCCTTTTCGGTGGCGAGCACTGCGTCCTGAAACGCTCCGTCGAAACGTGGCGTCATTAGCTTCATTGGGGCCGCAGCCGCACCGGTCGCCACAATCGCGCAGCCGCTCGCCCACAGGAATGTCCGTCGATCCATCTATTGTCTCCTTTGCGAGCGACAAATTGCCGCGTCCACCGCGTGCCCGCAAAGCATCAAATCTCGACAGAGCCATGAACTGAGCTAATGGATAGGCATGGATCGCCCCCAGCTCCCGCTCAACGCCCTGCGCGCCTTCGAAGCCTCGGCGCGCCATCTCAGCTTCACCCGCGCCGGGCTCGAACTCTGCGTCAGCCAGGGCGCCGTAAGCCATCAGGTAAAGGCGCTCGAGGAACGGCTCGGCGTGCCCTTGTTCCGCCGCCTGCCGCGCGGCATCGCGCTCACCGACGAGGGGCTGGCGCTGGTCCCGGTGGTGCAATCGGCGTTCGATGCGATCGGCGCAACGCTCGGTCGCTTCTCGGGCGGGCGCTTCCAGGAAGTGCTCACCGTCGGCGTCGTCGCCACTTTCGCGATCGGCTGGCTGCTCGAACGGCTCCCCGATTTCACCGCGCGGCATCCCGGCATCGACTTGCGCCTGCTGACCAACAACAACCGCGTCGATCTGGCGGGGGAGGGGCTCGACGTCGCGATCCGCTTCGGCAACGGCGCCTGGCACGGCACCCACAGCGATCGCATCCTCGACGCAGCGCTGACCCCGCTCTGCGCCCCCGCGCTGGCGGCCGGGCTGGCGAGCCCTGCCGATCTCGTCCGCCACCCATTGCTCCGCTCCTACCGCGCCGACGAATGGCCGCTATGGTTCGCGCAGGCCGGCACGCCTTGTCCGCCGGTGCGCGGCCCCGTGTTCGACAGCTCCCCGGCCATGGCCGCCGCGGCGATGGCCGGCTTCGGCGTGGCGCTGCTGCCTGCGGCCATGTTCGCCCGCGATCTCGCCGCCGAACGGCTGGTGCGCCCGTTTCCTCAAGAAGTCGCCACCGGCGCCTATTGGCTGACCCG encodes:
- the typA gene encoding translational GTPase TypA, translated to MNLRNVAIIAHVDHGKTTLVDQLFRQSGTFRDNQRIEERAMDSNDLEKERGITILAKCTSVEWEGTRINIVDTPGHADFGGEVERILSMVDGVILLVDASEGAMPQTKFVTGKALALGLKPIVVVNKIDRPDERIQEVLDEVFDLFVSLEASDEQLDFPVLYASGRNGYANEGDFNLREGTLKPLFQKIVDHVPAPSADPDGPFKFLVTLLDRDNFLGRILTGLVFSGSLKTNQAIHALDNDGKVVETGRASKIMTFRGLERVPTDEANAGDIISLAGLTVATVSNTICDPSVTDPLHAQAIDPPTLSMRFAVNDSPMAGREGTKVTSRMIRDRLFREAESNVAIKVTEADDRDSYEVAGRGELQLGVLIETMRREGFELGISRPRVLFGVDEDGNKTEPYETVIIDVDEEYSGTVVEKMNIRKAEMTDMRPSGGGKTRITFSAPSRGMIGYHGEFLSDTRGTGIMNRLFEKYGPHKGKIEGRKNGVLISNGSGESNAYALGPLEERGILMVAPQEQLYEGMIIGENAKPDDLEVNPMKAKQLTNFRASGGKDDAIRLTPPWKMTLEQAIAYIDDDEMVEVTPKTIRLRKRYLDPHERKKASRAKVTA
- a CDS encoding EVE domain-containing protein, with amino-acid sequence MNYWLLRSEPDAYGWDDLIRDGGTEWNGVRNYTARNFLKEMQPGDQAIFYHSNTEKAAVGVMEITRAWQPDGDDGKWASVAVKPVAKLARPVPLADIKAEPRLKELEMIRQSRLSVTPVRAAEWKVLMEMGS
- a CDS encoding FAD-dependent oxidoreductase, with translation MNQHDSPAAALDPSDPYARAEQTFPILAADMAERVTAFGTVEEIPEGALLFRRGDRSVDFFLCLQGAIEIVDGDAEGRDHIVHVHRPGQFSGELDLFNDRKVLVTGRATPGTRVVRVERAAFRRMIVAEPDIGEIVMRAFILRRVGMLLHGEAGVALIGPAHSSDTARIETFLSRNALPHRRIDTETDADAAGFLDCFALTEADLPVVIAEGKALRNPGIAELADALGLATEVDPEHVHDVAVVGAGPAGLAAAVYAASEGLDTIVIESIAPGGQAGTSSKIENYLGFPTGISGQALAGRAQVQAQKFGARLLVSRSASGIDCDARPFVIRLDDGASLKAHAVVVATGARYRKLDLPLYAELEGNGIYYAATAMEAGLCASQEVVVVGGGNSAGQAAIFLARTSAHVHILVRGPGLAATMSSYLIDRIEASDRITLHPYSEVSELEGDTHLHALAWTDRQTGERRRHEVGALFVMIGAQPNTDWLGDCLALNGAGFVKTGSGETFFCSTRPGIFAVGDVRAGSVKRVASGVGEGSVVVSSIHRYLESLEQ
- a CDS encoding DUF3297 family protein; its protein translation is MSDTPPDRLSVNQNSPFFDQAILERGIGIRFKGAERRDVEEYCLSEGWVRVAMGKKVDRKGNPLTIKLVGPVEAWFERPAEGADETGEDISAEDAPETTPQP
- the bla gene encoding class A beta-lactamase — its product is MTPRFDGAFQDAVLATEKASGGKLGLAVIDTGSGERFLHRGDERFPMCSTFKFALAAGILRKVAQRSERLDRKIAIRRADLVSNSPFCEARVGGSASISELCHTTIITSDNSAANLLLRTVGGPAGFTCRLRSFGDTVTRLDRWETDMGEAAPGDVRDTTSPRAMAGLAQRLVLGDALAPSSRAQLVAWMKDTRTSATSLRAGLPEGWVVADKTGSGGYGTDNLVGVVWMPGRAPLVVASYVTGSRLEHAQRRGLHARIGRALGVAYA
- a CDS encoding LysR family transcriptional regulator, with translation MDRPQLPLNALRAFEASARHLSFTRAGLELCVSQGAVSHQVKALEERLGVPLFRRLPRGIALTDEGLALVPVVQSAFDAIGATLGRFSGGRFQEVLTVGVVATFAIGWLLERLPDFTARHPGIDLRLLTNNNRVDLAGEGLDVAIRFGNGAWHGTHSDRILDAALTPLCAPALAAGLASPADLVRHPLLRSYRADEWPLWFAQAGTPCPPVRGPVFDSSPAMAAAAMAGFGVALLPAAMFARDLAAERLVRPFPQEVATGAYWLTRLHSRAESPAMAAFRGWLLGAA